A stretch of the Geovibrio thiophilus genome encodes the following:
- a CDS encoding epoxyqueuosine reductase, with protein sequence MDRADLKTNIIKFIEKYTATSGENHLHAINEKAWAAPLVGFASGADPLFEKYRKMIGDFYWTPADVMKQVYPDISFDPAGLTVVCWVLPQTDETVEEQRKATLLPSRRWIFSRLHGENFNNQLREDIEKFFRECGIKSASPSIAEGWGYRQSASAGICSNWSERHAAYAAGLGTFSLSDGFITEAGIAVRIGSVIIQAEIEPDERLYDHHMGNCLFHAKGKCSVCMKRCPAGAITEEGHNKEVCMKYIREITVKYTEKVTGFKVNACGLCQAGVPCERRNPVKSK encoded by the coding sequence ATGGACAGAGCGGATCTCAAGACAAACATTATTAAATTTATAGAAAAATATACGGCGACATCCGGCGAAAACCACCTCCACGCCATAAATGAAAAAGCGTGGGCAGCACCTCTCGTCGGGTTTGCTTCCGGCGCCGATCCCCTCTTTGAAAAATACCGTAAAATGATAGGCGACTTTTACTGGACCCCTGCGGATGTGATGAAGCAGGTTTATCCCGATATATCATTTGACCCCGCCGGACTCACTGTAGTCTGCTGGGTTCTGCCGCAGACCGATGAAACCGTCGAAGAGCAGAGAAAAGCAACCCTCCTGCCGTCCAGAAGATGGATTTTCTCCAGACTGCACGGCGAAAATTTCAATAATCAGCTCAGAGAGGATATTGAAAAATTTTTCAGGGAATGCGGTATAAAATCCGCCTCTCCTTCCATAGCCGAAGGCTGGGGATACAGACAGTCAGCCTCCGCGGGAATATGCTCCAACTGGTCTGAACGCCACGCCGCATACGCAGCGGGGCTTGGAACCTTCAGCCTGTCGGACGGCTTCATAACCGAAGCGGGCATAGCCGTGCGCATAGGCTCCGTTATAATTCAGGCTGAGATTGAGCCGGATGAAAGGCTTTATGACCATCACATGGGCAACTGCCTTTTTCACGCCAAGGGCAAATGCAGCGTATGTATGAAGCGCTGCCCCGCCGGAGCCATCACAGAGGAAGGACACAACAAGGAAGTCTGCATGAAATACATCCGTGAGATAACCGTAAAATACACAGAGAAGGTAACAGGGTTCAAGGTCAATGCCTGCGGTCTGTGTCAGGCGGGCGTCCCCTGTGAGAGACGCAACCCCGTGAAGTCTAAATAA
- the phnE gene encoding phosphonate ABC transporter, permease protein PhnE produces MPLIQTAGGVRWKKKNLIANPYLRIVIVFSAVIYLALALSSVDVNWARVQEGMGRGLAFLGSFLRPDFFSRWDEIFDGILESLTMTAVATAAGIILSVPVGVGAAGNIAPFPVYFLCRSVIAASRTFPEVIIAIFFVAMFGFGALAGMLTLMFATIGFMAKLLAEDIEDADPVQTEAIRSTGAGFFQILTWSIQPQVMPRLIGLSVYRLDINFRESAVIGIVGAGGIGATLNTSIDRYEYDTTAAILIVIIMIVMLAEYMSGIIRKRLQ; encoded by the coding sequence ATGCCGCTGATACAGACTGCGGGCGGAGTCCGGTGGAAGAAGAAAAACCTCATAGCGAACCCATACCTGCGTATCGTCATTGTTTTTTCAGCGGTAATATATCTTGCTCTTGCTTTATCATCCGTTGATGTAAACTGGGCAAGGGTGCAGGAAGGGATGGGCAGAGGGCTTGCCTTTCTTGGCTCATTCCTCAGACCGGATTTTTTTTCCAGATGGGATGAGATATTTGACGGCATACTCGAAAGTCTTACCATGACCGCGGTCGCTACGGCAGCGGGGATTATTCTCTCTGTTCCGGTCGGTGTGGGCGCTGCGGGCAATATTGCCCCCTTTCCCGTCTATTTTCTGTGCAGAAGCGTCATTGCCGCTTCAAGAACCTTTCCTGAGGTGATAATAGCCATTTTCTTCGTCGCTATGTTCGGCTTCGGCGCCCTTGCCGGAATGCTGACACTGATGTTTGCCACCATAGGCTTTATGGCGAAGCTGCTCGCGGAGGATATTGAAGATGCGGATCCCGTGCAGACCGAAGCCATACGCTCAACGGGGGCGGGTTTTTTTCAGATACTTACGTGGAGCATCCAGCCTCAGGTGATGCCAAGGCTCATAGGGCTTTCCGTCTACAGGCTTGATATAAACTTCCGTGAATCCGCAGTGATAGGCATAGTCGGTGCCGGCGGGATAGGCGCAACGCTCAATACCTCCATAGACAGATACGAATACGACACTACAGCGGCTATTCTCATCGTGATAATAATGATTGTGATGCTTGCCGAATATATGTCAGGAATAATAAGAAAGAGGCTTCAGTAA
- the phnC gene encoding phosphonate ABC transporter ATP-binding protein gives MLKLDNLVKKYGTGDLALNGVSLELAKGEIIALIGPSGAGKSTLIRCVNRLVEPTSGRILVNGNDIASLRGASLRRARRRIGMIFQEYALVERLTVMENVLSGRLGYIGFWKSWFRKFSSEDVSKALNLLERVGLSEHFDKRADALSGGQRQRVGIARALLQEPDLLLVDEPTASLDPKTARQIMRLIRELCEERELLAVINLHDVGLAKMFADRIIGLRKGCVVFDGTPEMLTDGILTEIYGEEDWSGGAEKRKPAAAACEHKTHIESMEYALAND, from the coding sequence ATGCTGAAACTTGACAATCTTGTGAAAAAATACGGAACAGGGGATCTTGCTCTGAACGGAGTGAGCCTTGAGCTGGCAAAGGGCGAGATAATCGCTCTCATAGGCCCTTCCGGAGCAGGGAAAAGCACGCTGATACGCTGTGTCAACCGCCTTGTGGAGCCGACCTCCGGACGCATACTGGTTAACGGAAACGATATAGCATCTCTCAGGGGAGCTTCCCTGCGCAGGGCAAGACGCAGAATCGGGATGATATTTCAGGAATACGCCCTTGTGGAGCGCCTGACTGTTATGGAGAATGTTCTTTCCGGCAGACTGGGCTATATCGGATTCTGGAAAAGCTGGTTCAGGAAGTTTTCGTCAGAAGATGTTTCAAAGGCTCTGAACTTATTGGAGCGGGTGGGGCTTTCGGAACATTTTGACAAAAGAGCGGACGCTCTTTCAGGCGGACAGCGCCAGAGGGTGGGCATCGCCCGTGCGCTGCTTCAGGAGCCGGATCTTCTCCTTGTGGATGAACCCACGGCAAGCCTTGACCCGAAAACGGCAAGGCAGATAATGCGCCTGATCAGGGAACTGTGTGAGGAGCGGGAGCTCCTTGCTGTTATCAACCTGCATGATGTAGGGCTTGCGAAGATGTTTGCCGACAGGATCATCGGTCTGCGCAAGGGGTGCGTTGTTTTTGACGGTACGCCGGAAATGCTCACTGACGGCATACTCACTGAAATTTACGGTGAGGAGGACTGGAGCGGCGGAGCTGAAAAAAGGAAGCCCGCTGCGGCAGCCTGCGAACATAAAACTCATATAGAGAGCATGGAATACGCTCTCGCGAATGATTAA
- a CDS encoding sigma-54-dependent transcriptional regulator yields MTSILLIDDERDWLVSFRRTLLQYDVTSSEKIRTAQNEDEVFNILKQADTDLVFLDLMLGDISGKDVLHRIKQKYPRLPVIIMTGVNDIHMALDCGKLGAMDYMVKTSLIEELISNIKRIIKIHQLERENNALKDGLFSMDEEFLVFKDFITKSSRIHSVFKYLTALAVSPYPILITGESGVGKGVLAKATAELSRPGRPFVSINVSGLDAHAFSDTLFGHKKGAFTGADSSRMGAIQQADDGTLFLDEIGDLPNALQLKLLYLAQDGEYQQLGSDVAGKSRARLIFATNQNLENKCRAGEFRQDLYYRLNTHFVHIPPLRERPEDIAVLFHHFINQASKEFQRSVPEITQDALNLINAYSFPGNTRQLRAICFDLLARAQNKIQAKDLRNYLTSNEAKTDFNEKQLPKVDEVIDKLISDAMKLAGNNQTKAAAMIGISQSTLSRRLRK; encoded by the coding sequence ATGACATCAATCCTTCTGATAGATGACGAAAGGGATTGGCTTGTCTCTTTCAGGCGGACGCTTTTGCAGTATGACGTGACTTCATCTGAAAAGATCCGCACGGCTCAAAACGAGGATGAAGTTTTTAACATTTTAAAGCAGGCGGATACGGATCTTGTTTTTCTGGATTTAATGCTTGGTGATATATCCGGAAAAGATGTACTGCACAGGATCAAACAGAAATATCCCCGACTGCCTGTTATCATAATGACAGGGGTAAACGATATTCATATGGCGCTGGATTGCGGGAAACTGGGCGCCATGGATTATATGGTAAAAACATCCCTTATAGAAGAACTGATAAGTAATATTAAACGCATTATTAAAATACATCAGCTTGAAAGAGAAAATAACGCGCTGAAAGACGGACTGTTTTCTATGGATGAAGAATTTCTGGTATTTAAGGATTTCATCACTAAGAGCAGCCGCATACATTCGGTATTCAAATATCTGACTGCCTTAGCCGTAAGTCCATACCCAATCCTGATCACCGGCGAAAGCGGCGTTGGGAAAGGCGTGCTTGCCAAAGCCACCGCAGAGCTTTCCCGCCCCGGCAGACCTTTTGTATCTATAAATGTAAGCGGTCTTGATGCGCACGCCTTTTCAGACACCCTGTTCGGGCATAAAAAAGGCGCCTTTACCGGGGCTGATTCAAGCCGTATGGGAGCCATACAGCAGGCAGATGACGGAACACTGTTTCTTGATGAAATTGGTGATCTTCCGAATGCGCTTCAGCTAAAACTCCTGTATCTCGCACAGGATGGGGAATATCAGCAGCTTGGATCGGATGTGGCAGGTAAATCTCGCGCAAGACTGATTTTTGCCACAAATCAAAATCTGGAAAACAAATGCAGAGCCGGAGAGTTTCGGCAGGATCTCTACTACAGATTGAATACCCACTTTGTGCACATACCGCCGCTCAGGGAAAGACCGGAGGACATCGCCGTTTTATTTCACCACTTCATCAATCAAGCATCTAAAGAGTTTCAAAGAAGTGTCCCTGAAATAACTCAGGATGCCCTTAACTTAATAAACGCCTATTCTTTTCCCGGAAACACCCGCCAATTACGGGCGATCTGCTTTGATCTGCTCGCACGGGCTCAAAATAAAATTCAGGCAAAAGATCTGCGGAATTATCTGACATCCAATGAAGCCAAAACTGATTTTAATGAAAAGCAGCTGCCAAAAGTTGACGAAGTCATAGATAAGCTTATCAGTGATGCCATGAAACTTGCAGGCAATAACCAAACCAAAGCCGCCGCAATGATTGGAATATCCCAGTCAACTTTAAGCAGACGCTTAAGGAAGTAA
- a CDS encoding class I SAM-dependent methyltransferase, giving the protein MNKAQEFDRIATEIFAPLYPAVAGQIIERCGITKGTCLDIGSGGGMLGFSMLEQAEDMKMIFADINPDAIEIAINRAEERGVSHCVKGIVCAAEDIPVDNASVDLIISRGSVWFWDDYEKGFAELLRILSTGGKIYIGGGFGTKEIFEQVDAEMSKENPAWKEKVSQKFKQKLTPAVMAESFEKLGCTCTIIDDDSGHWVIAERG; this is encoded by the coding sequence ATGAACAAAGCACAGGAATTTGACAGAATCGCCACGGAAATATTCGCTCCTCTTTATCCGGCCGTTGCCGGACAGATAATTGAAAGATGCGGCATCACAAAAGGAACCTGTCTTGACATAGGCTCAGGGGGCGGAATGCTGGGCTTCTCCATGCTTGAGCAGGCGGAAGATATGAAGATGATATTCGCAGACATCAACCCCGATGCCATTGAGATAGCCATAAACAGGGCAGAGGAAAGGGGCGTTTCCCACTGTGTTAAGGGGATCGTATGCGCAGCCGAGGATATTCCGGTGGATAACGCAAGCGTGGATCTCATCATCAGCCGCGGTTCCGTCTGGTTCTGGGATGATTATGAAAAAGGATTCGCCGAACTGCTAAGAATCCTCTCAACTGGCGGGAAAATATATATCGGCGGCGGCTTCGGAACAAAAGAAATTTTTGAACAAGTTGACGCTGAAATGTCCAAGGAAAACCCTGCGTGGAAAGAGAAGGTCAGCCAGAAATTTAAGCAGAAGCTTACTCCCGCGGTTATGGCGGAGTCATTTGAAAAACTCGGCTGTACATGCACGATAATAGATGATGATTCAGGACACTGGGTAATAGCGGAAAGGGGGTAA
- the phnD gene encoding phosphate/phosphite/phosphonate ABC transporter substrate-binding protein — protein MKKIITKMLILAGLLLMSFSAAVAEDCPRGQLDKQFCDRNGDMVADAPADRKEWVDPAVIVFSYTPVEDPEVYRGVWDDFLKHMEKVTGKKVQFFPVQSNAAQLEAMRSGRLHVAGFNTGSNPIAVNCAGFVPFTMMAAADSSFGYEMEIITHVDSGIKVVSDLKGRTLAFTSPTSNSGFKAPSALLKSEFGLEADKDFKTAFSGKHDNSVLGVANKDYDAAAVANSVMKRMIDRKVVDGSKIRTVYKSQTFPTTGYGHVYNLKPELAEKIKKAFFSYNWTNSPLKAEFKAEDKFLPISFKEHWDVIRKIDAAMGVTYDCK, from the coding sequence ATGAAGAAGATTATCACGAAAATGCTTATATTGGCAGGTCTGCTGCTTATGTCTTTCTCCGCCGCTGTGGCCGAGGACTGCCCCAGAGGGCAGCTTGACAAACAATTCTGCGACCGCAACGGCGATATGGTTGCCGACGCGCCCGCCGACAGGAAAGAGTGGGTGGATCCCGCTGTGATCGTTTTCAGCTATACTCCTGTTGAAGATCCCGAAGTTTACAGGGGCGTATGGGACGATTTCCTTAAGCACATGGAAAAGGTTACAGGCAAAAAAGTGCAGTTTTTCCCTGTTCAGTCAAACGCCGCGCAGCTTGAGGCTATGAGATCAGGCAGGCTTCATGTCGCCGGTTTTAACACAGGCTCCAACCCTATAGCGGTAAACTGCGCAGGCTTCGTGCCCTTCACGATGATGGCTGCCGCCGACAGCTCGTTCGGATACGAGATGGAGATCATTACTCACGTTGACAGCGGAATAAAGGTCGTAAGCGATCTGAAAGGCAGAACCCTTGCGTTTACCTCCCCCACGTCAAACTCCGGCTTCAAGGCGCCGTCAGCTCTTCTTAAAAGTGAGTTCGGACTTGAAGCTGATAAGGATTTTAAAACAGCCTTCAGCGGAAAGCATGACAATTCTGTGCTCGGAGTTGCTAATAAGGATTATGATGCTGCTGCGGTTGCCAACTCCGTAATGAAAAGGATGATCGATAGAAAGGTAGTTGACGGAAGCAAAATCCGCACTGTTTATAAATCGCAGACTTTCCCCACCACAGGCTACGGACATGTTTACAACCTGAAACCTGAGCTTGCGGAAAAAATTAAGAAAGCCTTCTTCAGCTACAACTGGACTAACTCTCCTCTTAAGGCTGAATTCAAAGCCGAAGATAAATTCCTGCCCATCAGCTTTAAAGAGCATTGGGATGTAATAAGAAAAATCGACGCCGCAATGGGCGTTACCTACGACTGCAAATAG
- a CDS encoding gluconate 2-dehydrogenase subunit 3 family protein translates to MSKKSDMTRRNFLKATGVAAGAAALSGSILSVTTAETHAAEMKHSAQLPSENTRISPKGKMFFTNELEFATLSEASERIFPKDENGPGAKELGVPFFIDNQLAGAYGYNAREYMSGPFFKGAPTQGYQTPLPKRDIFSKGLSALNSYSQMTFQKNFPELKDADKDVILKMCESGAIPTEGFTSAYFFSLLRGAVLAGVYADPIYSGNSNMNGWRMKQYPGAQMSYFDIIKSRNFEKIEPVSLADMY, encoded by the coding sequence ATGTCAAAAAAGTCTGACATGACACGCAGAAATTTTTTGAAGGCAACGGGCGTTGCAGCAGGCGCTGCGGCTCTGAGCGGGAGCATACTGAGTGTTACAACTGCTGAAACCCATGCTGCTGAAATGAAGCATTCGGCTCAACTACCCTCCGAAAACACAAGAATTTCGCCGAAGGGCAAGATGTTTTTCACTAATGAACTGGAATTTGCCACTCTGTCCGAAGCTTCCGAAAGGATTTTTCCAAAGGATGAGAACGGACCCGGAGCCAAGGAACTGGGCGTTCCCTTTTTCATCGATAACCAGCTTGCCGGAGCCTACGGATACAACGCTCGTGAATACATGTCGGGACCCTTCTTTAAAGGGGCTCCAACACAGGGCTACCAGACACCTCTTCCCAAACGTGATATTTTTTCTAAAGGGTTGAGTGCTCTTAACAGCTATTCGCAGATGACATTCCAAAAGAATTTCCCTGAACTTAAAGATGCTGACAAAGACGTGATTCTCAAAATGTGCGAATCCGGCGCTATTCCTACAGAAGGCTTTACCTCAGCGTACTTTTTTTCTCTCCTGCGGGGGGCTGTGCTGGCGGGCGTGTATGCTGATCCTATCTACAGCGGCAACAGCAATATGAACGGCTGGCGAATGAAGCAGTATCCGGGCGCTCAGATGAGCTATTTCGACATCATAAAAAGCAGGAATTTTGAGAAGATTGAACCCGTTTCCCTTGCGGATATGTATTAA
- a CDS encoding GMC family oxidoreductase: protein MAAELKKVNVVTVGVGFTGGIVASECAKAGLSVVGLERGGYRTVEDFMEIHDEWRYAVNYGLMQDLSKETITFRNDRNMKALPMRKLGSFLLGDGLGGAGVHWNGLNFRFFPYDFKIKTMTKERYGSKLSGDYLIQDWGLSYEQLEPYYTKFENIIGVSGESVSPFDGKRSSPYPLPPLVKTSVMEIFENGAKKSGCHPYVLPAGIASQAYTNPDGAELNPCEYCGYCERFGCEYNAKASPINTVIPVAQKTGNFELRCNANVVEVLKKGNMVTGVRYINTLTLEEFIQPADVVVLGSYVMNNAKLLMVSGIGEMYDPMTGKGTLGKNYCYQITPGATGFFDDQMNLFAGAGALAIGVDDFNGDNFDHSGLNFIHGGLISMLQSGKRPIETNAVPAGTPSWGAAFKKASINSFTRSLGVGAQGASMPHRENYLSLDDTYKDAYGLPLLRMTYNFTEQDRAMFDFLTGKIDMIVKNMGAKSVGLKSNSKDYNIVPYQTTHNTGGTIMGSDPEESVVNTYLQHWDAENLFVVGAGNFPHNGGCNPTGTVGALAYRCADGVLKYSKKSGSLV from the coding sequence ATGGCAGCAGAACTTAAAAAAGTGAATGTGGTTACTGTCGGCGTCGGTTTTACAGGCGGCATAGTCGCTTCCGAATGCGCAAAAGCGGGCTTAAGCGTTGTCGGGCTTGAAAGGGGCGGCTACAGGACAGTTGAAGACTTCATGGAAATACATGACGAATGGCGTTACGCAGTGAATTACGGCTTGATGCAGGATCTCTCAAAGGAGACAATAACCTTCAGAAACGACCGCAACATGAAAGCTCTGCCAATGAGAAAGCTTGGCTCCTTCCTGCTGGGCGATGGTCTCGGCGGAGCAGGAGTGCATTGGAACGGGCTGAATTTCAGGTTTTTTCCGTATGATTTCAAAATCAAAACCATGACGAAAGAACGCTATGGCAGCAAGCTGTCCGGAGACTACCTTATTCAGGACTGGGGGCTGAGCTATGAACAGCTTGAACCGTATTACACTAAATTCGAGAACATCATAGGTGTTTCAGGCGAATCAGTCAGCCCGTTTGACGGAAAAAGATCCTCACCCTATCCGCTGCCGCCTCTTGTGAAGACTTCTGTCATGGAGATCTTTGAAAACGGCGCAAAAAAATCCGGCTGTCACCCTTATGTGCTTCCGGCGGGTATAGCCTCGCAGGCTTATACAAACCCTGACGGCGCTGAGCTTAACCCCTGCGAATACTGCGGCTACTGTGAAAGGTTCGGCTGCGAGTACAACGCCAAGGCAAGCCCCATAAATACAGTGATCCCCGTTGCTCAGAAGACAGGTAATTTCGAGCTGCGCTGCAACGCTAATGTTGTGGAAGTGCTGAAAAAAGGAAACATGGTCACAGGTGTACGATACATAAACACTCTTACACTGGAAGAATTTATACAGCCAGCGGATGTGGTTGTTCTCGGCAGCTATGTAATGAACAACGCCAAGCTTCTCATGGTTTCCGGCATCGGTGAAATGTATGATCCTATGACGGGCAAAGGCACTCTGGGCAAAAACTACTGTTATCAAATCACCCCGGGCGCTACCGGATTTTTTGATGATCAGATGAATTTATTCGCCGGGGCAGGCGCACTGGCTATAGGTGTGGATGATTTCAACGGAGACAACTTCGATCATTCAGGGCTTAACTTCATTCACGGGGGGCTCATATCAATGCTCCAGAGCGGTAAACGCCCCATAGAGACCAACGCTGTTCCTGCCGGCACTCCTTCATGGGGCGCAGCGTTTAAAAAAGCTTCTATCAACAGTTTCACACGTTCGCTGGGTGTGGGCGCTCAGGGGGCATCAATGCCCCATAGGGAAAATTATCTTTCACTTGATGATACTTATAAGGATGCTTACGGTCTGCCGCTGCTCAGGATGACATACAACTTCACAGAGCAGGACAGGGCAATGTTCGATTTCCTTACAGGGAAGATAGATATGATAGTGAAAAATATGGGCGCCAAATCAGTCGGACTGAAATCCAACAGCAAGGATTACAACATTGTGCCTTACCAGACCACCCACAATACAGGCGGCACAATCATGGGCAGTGATCCTGAGGAAAGCGTAGTGAACACATATCTCCAGCATTGGGACGCTGAAAATCTGTTTGTCGTGGGCGCGGGCAACTTCCCCCACAACGGCGGCTGCAATCCAACGGGAACAGTGGGCGCACTCGCCTACAGATGCGCCGACGGCGTGCTGAAGTATTCCAAAAAGAGCGGTTCGCTGGTTTAA
- the phnE gene encoding phosphonate ABC transporter, permease protein PhnE, with translation MPLIKKDGAVFWIPRDSKKQLVIWFGWFIGLMLVYLSWRSISANTLWVFAADAPEQLGLMLMRMFPPKIAYMNKLWKPLWDTLNIATLGTVLGIIFAVPVAFLAASNTTPSVRFVRPFAMLILVSSRSVNSLIWALLLVTIVGPGILAGIIAIALRSVGFVGKLLYEAIEEIDHAQLEAVTATGAASAQVFSYGVVPQIMPAFAGISLYRWDINIRESTILGYVGAGGIGLNLSSSLSVLAWSQVSVILLSVLVTVVASEWISAKIRKMLI, from the coding sequence ATGCCGCTTATCAAAAAGGACGGGGCTGTTTTCTGGATCCCGCGTGATTCAAAAAAACAACTGGTGATATGGTTCGGCTGGTTTATCGGACTTATGCTTGTTTATCTGAGCTGGCGGAGTATCTCGGCAAACACTCTCTGGGTTTTTGCGGCGGATGCGCCGGAGCAGCTCGGGCTTATGCTGATGAGGATGTTCCCACCGAAGATCGCATACATGAACAAGCTCTGGAAGCCGCTGTGGGATACACTGAATATAGCCACTCTGGGGACAGTTCTGGGTATAATATTTGCGGTTCCCGTGGCGTTTCTCGCCGCTTCAAATACAACGCCCAGCGTGAGATTTGTCCGTCCGTTTGCCATGCTGATTCTTGTCTCCAGCAGATCGGTAAATTCGCTTATATGGGCTCTGCTTCTGGTTACCATAGTGGGACCCGGGATTCTTGCGGGGATAATAGCCATTGCCCTGCGCTCCGTGGGGTTTGTGGGCAAGCTGCTTTATGAGGCTATTGAGGAGATAGACCATGCTCAGCTTGAGGCGGTAACGGCTACAGGCGCAGCTTCGGCACAGGTTTTTTCATACGGCGTTGTGCCTCAGATTATGCCCGCTTTCGCAGGGATCAGCCTCTACAGGTGGGATATAAACATCCGTGAATCGACAATCCTCGGCTATGTGGGAGCAGGAGGAATAGGGCTTAACCTCAGCTCGTCGCTGAGCGTTCTCGCATGGTCTCAGGTTTCTGTTATTCTGCTTTCAGTTCTCGTGACTGTTGTGGCGAGTGAGTGGATCTCCGCAAAAATAAGGAAGATGCTTATTTAG
- a CDS encoding ATP-binding protein, which yields MKYLIILIFILFSAPVYAQESCNIIYGLRSDPYKPYEWIDEQGKPHGMNVDLLKQMSKKAGCTYSIITGERDELLDKLKNNEITMMSMSPIPQSDQFAAYIEQSVVIYRYAVNRIADPPIDDMEDWRDKNVLFMKGSYTDSYLQQHKDGYNLELTGYQNHEDMVKDFLAGKGDFFVASLPSILSLPRQYEIKICGYPMMPTIYGFAINKTNTALYARLNNAMEDLKASGDYFEIMKKWSRSQDTPLWHKYIIPIVLTVMLMIILILLWNKSLHMRVQQKTASLNTLTGLLQMLLDVLPEQIYLINVKGLPVWSNAASSSSDFSIELIRNEIEQAIATNKSFETKRFLDNTETWEVSGIILEKGEDPLLIIASNITEKVRQRDELLVIDRMTALGNMAANIAHEINNPASIIMHNIDFLQKLSNDIHIYADTPESAKRFAGLNWIDARQEEISAHTIITENIRRIINTVNDLKTFSKKRDDAYALVDLKLILNNSVRFISYFVKSFTKNFTCRIDEPVALIKGHSQHIEQIIINLIQNACYALTDNSQAITCSLSESEDGKYVVFYIEDEGCGMSPAVKKKAFEAFYTTRKNGTGLGLSIVASIVKEHRGHYAIDSVEGEGTCIRIFFPKETL from the coding sequence ATGAAATATTTAATTATCTTAATTTTTATTCTATTTTCCGCTCCGGTATACGCACAGGAAAGCTGTAATATTATTTACGGACTGAGATCTGATCCGTATAAACCCTATGAATGGATTGATGAACAGGGCAAGCCTCACGGCATGAATGTGGATCTTCTTAAACAAATGTCCAAAAAAGCCGGCTGTACATACAGCATCATCACAGGAGAACGGGATGAACTGCTTGATAAATTGAAGAACAATGAGATCACAATGATGAGCATGTCACCGATACCGCAATCCGATCAGTTTGCCGCATATATAGAGCAGTCAGTTGTAATATACCGCTATGCGGTGAACAGGATAGCTGATCCTCCCATAGACGATATGGAAGACTGGCGAGACAAAAATGTCCTTTTTATGAAAGGAAGCTATACAGACAGCTATCTCCAGCAACACAAGGATGGATATAATCTGGAGCTTACGGGGTATCAAAACCATGAGGATATGGTGAAGGATTTTCTGGCGGGGAAAGGAGATTTTTTTGTGGCTAGTCTCCCGTCCATACTGAGCCTGCCAAGGCAGTATGAGATAAAGATCTGCGGTTACCCCATGATGCCCACGATATACGGCTTTGCCATAAATAAAACCAATACCGCCCTATACGCCAGACTGAACAATGCCATGGAGGATCTGAAAGCATCCGGAGACTACTTTGAAATAATGAAAAAGTGGTCGCGTTCGCAGGATACGCCTTTGTGGCATAAATATATCATACCAATCGTATTGACTGTTATGCTGATGATCATCCTTATTCTTTTATGGAACAAATCCCTCCATATGCGTGTACAGCAGAAAACAGCGTCTCTGAACACTCTGACAGGGTTACTGCAAATGCTTCTGGATGTCTTGCCTGAACAAATCTATCTGATTAATGTGAAAGGTCTGCCTGTATGGTCAAACGCCGCGTCCTCCAGTTCAGATTTTTCCATTGAGCTTATAAGAAATGAGATTGAACAGGCAATAGCGACAAACAAATCGTTTGAAACAAAACGCTTTCTCGACAATACCGAAACATGGGAGGTATCCGGCATTATTCTGGAAAAAGGCGAGGATCCGCTGTTGATTATTGCGTCCAACATCACAGAAAAGGTGCGCCAGCGCGATGAATTGCTCGTCATTGACAGAATGACCGCCCTTGGCAATATGGCGGCAAACATTGCACATGAGATCAATAATCCCGCGAGTATTATCATGCACAATATCGATTTTTTGCAAAAGCTTTCAAATGATATACATATATATGCGGACACGCCTGAATCAGCAAAACGCTTTGCCGGGCTTAACTGGATTGATGCGCGTCAGGAAGAGATCTCCGCACATACAATCATTACAGAAAATATACGGCGTATCATAAACACTGTTAACGATCTCAAAACATTCAGCAAAAAACGCGATGACGCCTATGCTCTGGTGGATTTAAAACTTATCCTTAATAATTCCGTTCGCTTTATAAGCTATTTCGTCAAAAGTTTCACCAAAAATTTCACCTGCCGAATTGATGAACCGGTTGCTCTCATTAAAGGGCACTCCCAACATATAGAGCAGATCATAATCAACCTTATTCAGAACGCATGCTACGCACTTACAGATAATTCACAGGCGATAACATGCAGTCTGAGTGAATCTGAAGACGGCAAGTATGTCGTATTTTACATAGAAGACGAAGGCTGCGGCATGAGCCCCGCAGTAAAAAAGAAAGCATTTGAAGCATTTTACACTACCCGCAAAAACGGCACGGGGTTGGGGTTATCAATCGTCGCGAGCATTGTTAAAGAGCACCGTGGGCACTATGCCATAGATTCTGTTGAAGGGGAAGGCACGTGTATCAGGATATTTTTCCCCAAGGAGACATTATGA